A genomic region of Solanum dulcamara chromosome 2, daSolDulc1.2, whole genome shotgun sequence contains the following coding sequences:
- the LOC129880127 gene encoding putative late blight resistance protein homolog R1B-16 isoform X2 produces the protein MGFSLQSFTTVCYDVTQQVQALFPYAEAEFKRINYPNDVFNLITLEEKILETKLELRGKYSWPEASLPLSSNVATPEFIKKFSDTVVRNISYLSQLSDTYPFCFPSIPPSRSEQIVAIVEELKLLRNFVYFISDRCTDPQSQHTFFTHVLVVAGHAAMISWLGLPSHWKEEYSASAKMNASFSDLQMRIQPSQPCIRKIYVDVLQALKSGCHPNNQAEHVADYKYGFLETLVHHLEELPITFKDQMPMLNDLRVSLINLPREALKDLDTAIIDAGLLIYSLYDNVEEKEDMAVGELNQVPVLHFSGDIQSIQALIYLITRKSFQSKLPKIDGLGSIDIILDHLKELLSRNSDVLSSIRSQLRTTQQQLEHFQKQHVGFGSFAMQMIAKAYEVEHLAVKNKDIPEWCLLLWTGDIIEEITLLIREVAEIHENKLSDLILHNTTDVASAHTSEFARTTSIREEMVGFQEVMDTLRRQLIRGSSHLDVISIVGMPGLGKTFLANKLFFDQLVVSHFDVRAQCCVSQVYTRKDLLLTILRGIKKDTIISDKLPENELADRLRKLLLVQRYLILIDDVWETDAWDDLYPSFWDANNGSRIILTTRLGDVASHAKLVSDPHFLRLLTPEESWMLLKDKVFNTRSCPPVLEDVGRKIAQKCGGLPLSVVLVAGILEGREKEKHCWEQVAINLGSHIQSKSEDLINLSYQDLPFHLKPCFLYFGVFLEDEEIQVSKLTWLWTAEGLVKTHREKLSEDIAEFYLKNLIGRNLVMVSKKSSDGKTKACRIHDLLLDFCKKKAKVENFLQCIKGDNDNMCPPSISYQKCSILQRLCLHSQGNNLAEWSSICSDVQSFHLMKGRQIGLSSIGYASHTFNSFKFLWVLNLEFTVIDSFPEALTCLRYVAVKVAEDSSLSFSDNLWNLETLIVKGLGGRVTLPDTLWKMVKLRHLHIYNRVVFNINNALRKMDGLRTLSSAWFSCVEDTNRVFTKIPNLQKLRCEVLTCDSSFPAFNNLTKLDMLKFSWGRAGAWTTELNLPPSLKKLTLSNGRLVSLGQVATLSRLVVLKLLNVSINSEVWEVTDEQFPRLKFLKLQNPSFFEWNVSDDAFPCLEHLVLRRWRHLEEIPSRFADMPTLKSIEVMACKKSLVESAKDIRETQVEEMQNCGFKLFIQK, from the exons ATGGGATTTAG CTTGCAGAGTTTCACAACTGTATGCTACGATGTTACACAGCAAGTCCAAGCTCTTTTTCCTTATGCTGAAGCTGAATTCAAAAGAATCAACTATCCCAACGatgtatttaatttaattacGTTGGAAGAAAAGATTTTGGAGACTAAGTTGGAATTGAGAGGTAAATACTCCTGGCCCGAAGCATCACTACCACTTTCCTCCAACGTTGCTACTCCCGAATTTATAAAGAAATTCAGTGATACTGTTGTAAGAAATATCAGTTATTTATCACAGTTGTCTGATACTTATCCTTTTTGCTTTCCTTCAATTCCTCCCTCCAGATCGGAACAAATAGTAGCGATTGTAGAGGAGTTGAAGTTATTGAGAAATTTTGTCTACTTCATTTCAGACAGATGCACGGATCCTCAAAGCCAACATACCTTCTTCACTCATGTTTTAGTTGTGGCTGGTCATGCAGCAATGATTTCCTGGTTGGGTTTGCCAAGccattggaaagaagaatacTCGGCTTCAGCTAAAATGAATGCTTCATTTTCTGACCTTCAAATGAGGATTCAGCCGAGTCAACCATGTATCCGCAAGATCTATGTTGATGTCCTGCAAGCTCTTAAATCAGGATGCCATCCAAATAACCAAGCTGAGCATGTTGCTGATTATAAATATGGCTTTTTGGAGACTCTCGTACACCATTTGGAAGAGCTACCTATTACTTTCAAGGATCAAATGCCAATGCTCAACGATTTGAGAGTCAGTCTCATCAATTTACCAAGAGAGGCCCTTAAAGATCTTGATACAGCAATTATCGATGCAGGGCTTCTAATTTACTCGTTGTATGACAACGTGGAGGAGAAGGAAGACATGGCTGTTGGGGAGTTAAACCAAGTGCCAGTCCTTCACTTCTCAGGTGATATTCAGAGTATACAAGCACTTATCTACCTCATCACACGGAAGTCATTTCAATCCAAATTACCTAAGATTGATGGGCTGGGATCTATTGATATCATTTTAGATCACCTGAAGGAGTTGCTAAGCCGCAACTCAGACGTACTTTCTTCTATAAGGAGCCAACTTCGGACAACTCAGCAGCAACTGGAGCACTTTCAGAAGCAGCATGTTGGATTTGGATCTTTTGCGATGCAGATGATTGCTAAAGCATATGAGGTGGAACATTTGGCTGTTAAGAACAAAGACATTCCTGAGTGGTGTCTTCTTCTCTGGACCGGGGACATCATAGAGGAGATTACACTACTCATAAGGGAAGTAGCGgagattcatgaaaataaactCTCTGACTTGATATTGCATAATACCACAGATGTTGCCAGTGCTCATACTTCAGAATTTGCTAGGACTACAAGCATAAGAGAAGAGATGGTTGGATTTCAGGAGGTGATGGATACTCTAAGACGGCAGCTAATCAGAGGATCATCACACTTGGATGTCATCTCAATCGTGGGCATGCCTGGATTGGGTAAGACATTTCTAGCTAACAAACTATTTTTTGATCAATTAGTCGTTTCTCATTTTGATGTCCGTGCACAATGTTGTGTATCTCAAGTTTATACACGCAAGGACTTGTTACTAACCATTCTTCGTGGTATTAAGAAGGATACAATTATAAGTGATAAACTACCAGAGAATGAATTAGCAGATAGGTTGCGCAAACTTCTATTGGTTCAGAGGTACCTTATCCTCATTGATGATGTCTGGGAAACTGATGCATGGGATGATCTATACCCTAGCTTCTGGGATGCCAATAATGGAAGTAGAATTATCCTGACAACTCGGCTTGGTGATGTTGCCTCCCATGCAAAACTCGTCAGTGATCCTCATTTTCTTCGATTGCTTACACCGGAAGAAAGTTGGATGTTATTGAAGGATAAGGTGTTCAATACAAGAAGTTGCCCCCCTGTCTTAGAAGATGTTGGCCGAAAGATAGCACAAAAGTGTGGAGGGCTACCTCTTTCAGTTGTCCTAGTAGCAGGTATTCTCGAAGGAAGGGAGAAGGAGAAACATTGTTGGGAACAGGTTGCAATAAATTTAGGTTCACATATCCAGTCTAAGTCAGAGGATTTAATAAATCTTAGTTACCAAGATTTACCATTTCATTTGAAACCCtgttttttgtattttggagtATTTCTAGAGGATGAAGAGATACAGGTTTCAAAGTTGACATGGTTGTGGACAGCAGAAGGTTTGGTAAAAACTCATAGAGAGAAGCTTTCCgaggatatagcagagttttaCTTAAAGAACCTTATTGGAAGAAACCTCGTGATGGTTTCCAAGAAGAGTTCTGATGGTAAGACTAAGGCATGTCGCATTCATGACTTGTTGCTTGATTTTTGTAAGAAGAAAGCCAAGGTGGAGAACTTTCTACAATGCATAAAAGG GGACAATGATAATATGTGTCCTCCTTCAATTTCCTATCAGAAGTGTAGCATTCTACAGCGCTTATGCCTTCACTCTCAAGGTAATAATCTTGCAGAATGGAGTTCGATTTGTTCAGATGTACAATCTTTCCACTTGATGAAGGGAAGGCAAATTGGATTATCTTCAATAGGCTATGCATCTCACACTTTTAACAGTTTCAAGTTCCTCTGGGTGTTAAATTTGGAATTCACTGTAATTGATTCTTTCCCAGAAGCGTTAACCTGCTTGAGATATGTTGCTGTTAAGGTCGCTGAAGATTCTTCATTGTCATTCTCGGACAATCTTTGGAACCTTGAAACTTTAATAGTTAAAGGACTTGGAGGACGTGTAACTTTACCAGATACCCTCTGGAAGATGGTCAAGTTGCGCCATTTACACATATACAACCGCGTTGTTTTCAATATAAACAATGCTCTGCGAAAAATGGATGGCTTGAGAACTCTTTCCTCAGCATGGTTTTCTTGTGTGGAGGACACGAACAGGGTCTTCACAAAGATACCAAATCTTCAAAAACTGAGATGTGAAGTTTTGACATGTGATTCCTCTTTCCCTGCATTTAACAATCTTACTAAGCTTGATATGCTCAAGTTTTCTTGGGGTCGTGCAGGGGCATGGACCACCGAGCTGAACTTGCCACCAAGTCTCAAGAAATTAACACTATCCAATGGTCGCCTAGTTAGTTTGGGTCAAGTCGCAACCCTCTCCAGGCTTGTGGTACTCAAACTGCTAAACGTTTCCATTAATAGCGAAGTATGGGAAGTGACTGATGAGCAGTTCCCTCGCCTCAAATTCTTGAAACTACAAAATCCTTCCTTTTTTGAATGGAATGTTTCAGATGATGCTTTTCCATGCCTTGAGCACTTGGTGTTAAGAAGATGGCGACATCTAGAGGAGATCCCTTCTCGCTTTGCAGACATGCCAACTCTAAAATCTATTGAGGTGATGGCATGCAAAAAATCACTTGTTGAATCAGCCAAGGATATCCGGGAAACACAAGTTGAAGAAATGCAAAATTGTGGTTTCAAGCTCTTTATCCAGAAGTAG